The following coding sequences lie in one Mycobacterium sp. DL440 genomic window:
- a CDS encoding biotin carboxylase N-terminal domain-containing protein, producing MTTTHQPIGKLLIANRGEIASRIIRTAREMDIATVAIYSDADRFAPYVAEADESVHLPGTAPADTYLRSDLVLAAAAATDADAIHPGYGFLSENAEFPKACADVNVIFVGPSPEAIAAMGSKIAAKDMMAAAGVPVLPGVTVDAEQDADPDNLRNAANQIGFPILVKAAFGGGGRGMRIVADENELLEAVAGARREAASAFGNGTVFLEKFVESPRHIEVQIFGDSHGTVVHLGERECSIQRRYQKIIEEAPSTAVDPSLREELGRAAVAAGKALAYEGAGTVEFVMAPDGAFYFLEVNTRLQVEHPVTELVTGIDLVRAQLLVAAGQPLPPQMLNTRPDGHAVEVRLYAEDVAAGFIPASGTLHTLEFPDLPGVRVDAGFTSGSTVSTFYDPMLAKVIGYGQTRDEACRRVARALRETRIHGVTTNRDLLVGILREAEFRAGAIDTGYLQRHDPAVLIVAERAATGTHAVAAALASLAQRRQQTTVVPGLPAGWRNLPSQDQIVQYRVGEDIVEVHYRVERDGVKVTVGDWQPQVRMVSAAPDLIDAEIDGVRRRYQVARSGDVHYVDSALGSTALHEIPRFPDPSSMQETGSLLAPMPGAVVRVEVSEGDEVRLGTAIVVLEAMKMEHTVRAPSDGLVATIAVKSGDQVESGQVLAVVSGPDDGAAS from the coding sequence GTGACCACCACTCATCAGCCCATCGGCAAGCTGCTCATCGCCAACCGCGGCGAGATCGCCTCAAGGATCATTCGAACCGCCCGCGAAATGGACATCGCCACCGTCGCGATCTACTCCGATGCCGACCGGTTCGCCCCCTACGTCGCCGAGGCCGACGAGTCGGTGCACCTACCCGGCACCGCTCCGGCCGATACCTACCTGCGGAGCGACCTGGTTCTGGCTGCTGCCGCCGCCACTGACGCCGACGCGATCCACCCGGGCTACGGATTTCTTTCTGAGAACGCCGAATTCCCCAAAGCCTGCGCCGATGTGAACGTGATCTTCGTCGGTCCCAGCCCCGAAGCCATCGCCGCGATGGGATCCAAGATCGCCGCCAAAGACATGATGGCCGCAGCCGGCGTACCGGTGCTGCCCGGGGTCACCGTGGATGCCGAACAGGACGCCGACCCCGACAACCTGCGCAACGCCGCAAATCAAATCGGCTTCCCGATACTGGTCAAAGCCGCCTTTGGCGGCGGTGGCCGCGGAATGCGGATCGTCGCCGACGAGAACGAACTACTGGAGGCGGTCGCCGGTGCACGGCGAGAAGCGGCGTCGGCATTCGGCAATGGAACTGTGTTCCTGGAGAAGTTCGTCGAATCGCCTCGACACATCGAGGTCCAGATCTTCGGCGACAGTCACGGCACGGTCGTGCACCTGGGTGAACGCGAATGTTCCATTCAGCGTCGCTATCAGAAGATCATCGAAGAGGCACCTTCGACGGCGGTCGACCCGTCGCTGCGCGAAGAACTGGGGCGCGCCGCGGTGGCCGCGGGTAAAGCATTGGCCTACGAGGGGGCCGGCACCGTCGAGTTCGTGATGGCACCCGACGGCGCCTTCTACTTTCTCGAAGTCAACACCCGGCTGCAGGTCGAACACCCGGTGACCGAGCTGGTCACCGGAATCGACCTGGTACGCGCGCAGTTGCTGGTCGCCGCGGGGCAACCGTTGCCGCCTCAGATGCTGAACACCCGCCCCGACGGCCACGCGGTCGAGGTCCGGCTCTACGCCGAAGACGTTGCCGCCGGGTTCATTCCGGCGTCGGGAACGCTGCACACCCTGGAGTTCCCCGATCTGCCCGGCGTGCGTGTCGATGCCGGATTCACCTCCGGGTCGACAGTCAGCACGTTCTACGACCCGATGCTGGCCAAAGTCATCGGCTACGGCCAGACGCGAGACGAAGCCTGCCGGCGGGTGGCCCGGGCGCTGCGCGAGACCCGCATCCACGGCGTCACCACCAACCGTGATCTGCTGGTGGGAATCCTGCGTGAGGCCGAATTCCGCGCCGGCGCGATCGACACCGGCTACCTGCAGCGCCACGATCCCGCCGTCCTGATCGTGGCGGAGCGGGCCGCAACCGGCACCCACGCGGTAGCCGCGGCGCTGGCCTCGCTGGCGCAGCGACGTCAGCAGACAACTGTCGTGCCCGGTCTTCCCGCCGGGTGGCGCAATCTGCCCAGCCAGGATCAGATCGTGCAGTACCGCGTCGGCGAAGACATTGTCGAGGTGCACTACCGCGTAGAGCGTGACGGCGTCAAAGTCACCGTCGGCGACTGGCAGCCCCAGGTGCGGATGGTCAGTGCGGCCCCAGACTTGATTGACGCCGAAATCGACGGAGTGCGACGGCGCTACCAGGTAGCTCGGTCCGGGGACGTTCACTACGTCGACAGTGCACTGGGATCGACCGCACTGCACGAGATTCCACGATTCCCAGACCCCAGCTCGATGCAGGAGACCGGGTCACTGCTGGCCCCGATGCCCGGGGCGGTGGTGCGCGTCGAGGTCAGCGAAGGCGACGAAGTACGCCTAGGCACCGCCATCGTGGTGCTGGAGGCAATGAAGATGGAACACACCGTGCGCGCCCCATCGGATGGCCTCGTGGCAACGATCGCCGTAAAGTCCGGGGACCAGGTGGAATCGGGGCAGGTCCTCGCCGTGGTTTCCGGGCCCGATGACGGTGCCGCGTCGTGA
- a CDS encoding enoyl-CoA hydratase/isomerase family protein — protein sequence MSVEYEVRNGIAWLTINRPEARNSLNKAVRDGLFDGVRRFNDDRQAKVLVLTGAGDKAFCAGGDLKEMSEEHLTVPPVDFVPQFGRNITVDKPTIAAVNGVAFAGGFLLAQTCDLCVASTTAKFAITEVKVGRGSPWAAPLPLMIPRRIAVELVLTGAPISAARAHEIGLVNRLAEPTDLHAAAQELAEQIAANAPLSVAAGKQTAILTAQHPLREAFELAESIWEPVYLSQDAQEGMAAFKEKRSPQWKGR from the coding sequence GTGAGCGTTGAGTACGAGGTCCGCAACGGGATCGCTTGGCTGACCATCAACCGTCCAGAGGCCCGCAACAGCCTCAACAAGGCAGTCCGCGACGGGTTATTCGACGGGGTACGCAGATTCAACGACGACCGGCAAGCCAAGGTGCTGGTCCTGACCGGCGCCGGGGACAAAGCATTCTGCGCCGGCGGCGACCTCAAAGAGATGTCGGAGGAACATCTCACCGTTCCGCCGGTGGATTTCGTGCCACAGTTCGGGCGCAACATCACCGTGGACAAGCCGACCATCGCCGCGGTCAACGGCGTCGCCTTCGCCGGCGGTTTCCTGCTGGCACAGACGTGTGACCTGTGTGTGGCCTCGACGACGGCGAAGTTCGCCATCACCGAGGTCAAGGTAGGCCGCGGTTCGCCATGGGCAGCGCCGCTGCCACTGATGATTCCGCGCCGCATCGCCGTGGAACTGGTGCTCACCGGCGCGCCGATATCGGCCGCGCGCGCCCACGAGATCGGTCTGGTCAACCGGCTGGCAGAGCCCACCGACCTGCATGCGGCGGCACAAGAGCTCGCAGAGCAGATCGCGGCGAACGCGCCGCTGTCGGTGGCTGCGGGCAAGCAGACCGCGATACTGACTGCGCAGCATCCACTGCGCGAGGCGTTCGAACTAGCCGAATCAATCTGGGAGCCCGTCTATTTAAGCCAGGACGCGCAAGAGGGAATGGCCGCCTTCAAGGAGAAGCGCTCCCCCCAGTGGAAAGGACGCTGA
- a CDS encoding TIGR03084 family metal-binding protein, which produces MSLDYPGLLAALHVESELLTHRLQDLSFEYWGRATPAQGWSIQDQVSHLAFFDDATKLAFTAPDHFAQMAAKLIDGGMDFPDRIAEQHRILAPEALMSWFSVARQELLTLFANSDPKRRVPWFGPDMSGASSATARLMETWAHGHDIYEALGVEHPATPGLRSIAHLGVSTFAFSHRLNGLDVPSEPVGVQLHSPEGQTWTWGPQDTANTVVGAAQDFVLTVTQRKHWTETGLTVNGAVATGWMEIAQAFAGAASKRRPKVQQR; this is translated from the coding sequence ATGAGCCTGGACTACCCCGGACTGCTAGCGGCGCTGCACGTGGAATCTGAGCTGCTCACACATCGTTTGCAGGACTTGTCGTTCGAGTATTGGGGTCGCGCGACACCAGCGCAGGGCTGGAGCATCCAAGATCAGGTATCTCACCTGGCCTTCTTCGACGATGCCACCAAACTGGCCTTTACCGCGCCGGATCACTTCGCGCAGATGGCCGCCAAATTGATCGACGGCGGTATGGACTTTCCCGACCGGATCGCCGAACAACACCGCATCCTGGCCCCCGAGGCACTGATGAGCTGGTTTTCGGTGGCACGTCAGGAGCTGCTGACCCTGTTCGCCAACAGTGACCCCAAACGCCGTGTGCCGTGGTTCGGTCCCGACATGAGCGGGGCGTCCTCGGCGACCGCCCGGCTGATGGAGACATGGGCGCACGGACACGACATCTACGAAGCACTCGGTGTCGAACACCCGGCCACCCCCGGGCTGCGCAGCATCGCGCACCTCGGCGTGTCCACCTTCGCGTTCTCACACCGCCTCAACGGTCTTGACGTGCCCAGCGAGCCGGTCGGCGTGCAGCTGCATTCGCCCGAGGGCCAGACGTGGACGTGGGGACCGCAGGACACCGCCAACACGGTCGTGGGCGCCGCGCAAGATTTCGTCCTCACCGTCACCCAACGCAAACACTGGACCGAGACCGGGCTGACAGTCAACGGTGCGGTGGCCACCGGCTGGATGGAGATCGCTCAAGCGTTCGCCGGAGCAGCCAGCAAGCGCAGACCGAAGGTGCAGCAGCGATGA
- a CDS encoding acyclic terpene utilization AtuA family protein, with translation MKRAVRIGNASGFYGDRHSAMQELVATADVDVVTGDYLAELTMLILWKARKKNPDTGYAHTFLTQFRDVAAECARRGIKVVVNAGGLNPAGMARRVRDLLTDLDVDLTVAHVEGDDLVSRLPQLMEQGIDFANLDTGIRLRDKNVEPVSANAYLGGWGIASALTRGADIVITGRVTDAALVVGVGAWWHGWATNDYNALAGAVAAGHIIECGPQATGGNYSQIREVTDRRYPGSPIAELGHDGSFVITKASGSGGVVTPGTVTAQLLYEVGAPAYANPDVVAHFDTCSMTQVGDNRVRVSGTTGTPPPPTLKVAVNYIGGFRNTMTMALTGLDIDEKAQWAVEELMTILGGRDRFDGVDIQLLRYDTADPANMAQATAHLRVTVKDRDRTKVDRAFSNAVIELYVAGYAGFYTTTPPTTASEFGVYWPTLVPATAVQHTVVHADGTREPIDPPTEVSEIDVPDPAPSPVRSDFGPTTRRPLGSIVAARSGDKGGNANVGVWTDTDERWKWLDEYLSAQKFAELVPEVHGLTIRRYAFPNLKALNFVVVGFLGDGVASCTRPDAQAKSLGEYLRALNTDVPDKLV, from the coding sequence ATGAAACGTGCGGTTCGGATCGGCAACGCCTCGGGGTTCTACGGGGACCGGCACTCGGCGATGCAGGAGTTGGTCGCCACCGCCGACGTCGACGTGGTCACCGGCGACTACCTGGCCGAGCTCACCATGCTGATCCTGTGGAAGGCGCGCAAGAAGAATCCCGACACCGGTTATGCGCATACCTTTCTCACCCAATTCCGGGACGTGGCCGCCGAATGCGCGCGCCGCGGGATCAAAGTTGTGGTGAATGCGGGCGGGCTCAATCCCGCCGGAATGGCCCGACGAGTTCGCGACCTGCTCACTGACCTCGACGTCGATCTCACGGTCGCCCACGTCGAGGGCGACGACCTGGTGTCGCGGCTACCGCAGCTGATGGAGCAAGGCATCGACTTCGCCAACCTCGACACCGGGATCCGGCTGCGCGACAAGAACGTCGAACCGGTCTCGGCCAACGCCTACCTGGGCGGCTGGGGAATTGCCTCGGCCCTGACCCGTGGCGCCGACATCGTGATCACGGGCAGAGTGACCGACGCGGCGCTGGTGGTCGGGGTGGGCGCTTGGTGGCACGGTTGGGCAACCAACGACTACAACGCGCTGGCCGGTGCCGTCGCAGCCGGTCACATCATCGAGTGCGGCCCACAGGCCACGGGCGGAAACTACTCCCAGATTCGGGAGGTCACCGACCGGCGCTACCCCGGTTCACCGATTGCCGAACTCGGCCACGATGGCAGCTTCGTCATCACCAAGGCGTCCGGCAGCGGGGGCGTGGTGACACCGGGCACCGTCACCGCCCAGCTGCTCTACGAGGTCGGCGCGCCTGCCTACGCCAACCCCGATGTGGTGGCCCACTTCGACACCTGCTCGATGACCCAGGTCGGTGATAACCGAGTGCGGGTCAGCGGTACGACCGGCACGCCGCCACCGCCGACGCTCAAAGTCGCAGTGAACTACATCGGTGGCTTCCGCAACACCATGACCATGGCGCTGACCGGCCTGGACATCGACGAGAAGGCCCAATGGGCCGTCGAGGAACTCATGACGATCCTTGGCGGGCGAGACCGATTCGACGGTGTCGATATCCAATTGCTGCGCTATGACACTGCCGATCCGGCCAACATGGCCCAGGCAACCGCCCATCTGCGGGTCACCGTCAAAGACCGCGACCGCACCAAGGTCGACCGAGCGTTCTCCAATGCGGTCATCGAGCTGTACGTGGCCGGATACGCCGGCTTCTACACCACCACCCCACCCACCACGGCTAGCGAATTCGGTGTCTACTGGCCGACACTGGTCCCGGCAACGGCAGTGCAGCACACAGTGGTTCACGCCGACGGGACACGAGAGCCGATAGATCCGCCGACCGAGGTGTCCGAGATCGATGTGCCTGATCCCGCACCCTCGCCGGTCCGCTCAGATTTCGGGCCGACCACCCGCCGGCCGCTGGGCAGCATCGTGGCGGCCCGCTCAGGTGACAAGGGCGGAAACGCCAACGTCGGCGTCTGGACCGACACCGACGAGCGTTGGAAATGGCTGGATGAATACCTGAGCGCCCAGAAGTTCGCCGAACTCGTGCCCGAGGTCCACGGGCTGACCATCCGGCGCTACGCGTTCCCCAACCTCAAGGCGCTGAACTTCGTGGTCGTCGGATTCCTCGGCGACGGTGTCGCATCGTGTACCCGCCCCGATGCCCAGGCCAAAAGCCTGGGGGAGTACCTGCGGGCGCTCAACACCGACGTTCCGGACAAGCTGGTCTAG
- a CDS encoding acyl-CoA dehydrogenase family protein — protein sequence MDFTESSEHRDLRTAVAAITDKYGPTYFAERATAHEPTDELWLELAQHGFIGINFPEEFGGGGAGLTELAIVCEETAARGCPLLLMLVSSAISGELLTRYGTSSQQREWLPRMASGETKMAFAITEPDAGSNTRQIATTAVRDGGDYVLNGTKYYISGVDEAGAIVVVARSAPQRLSLFVVPTDTAGLVKHRLPVGINLPEKQYTLHFDDVRVPASQLLGVEHEGFNHVFDGLNPERITGAAVCVGIGRHAVEKGADYARQRSVWGPPIGTYQAISHPLAKAKIDVDLAAVATGRAAWLFDRRLPAGEASNIAKYVAAEAAVSAVDHAIQLHGGNGISAEYGLLPQWGLARLLQIAPVSREMILNYVAQHSLNLPRSY from the coding sequence ATGGACTTCACCGAATCCAGCGAACATCGCGACCTGCGCACCGCCGTTGCCGCGATCACCGACAAATACGGCCCCACCTACTTCGCCGAACGAGCTACCGCTCACGAACCCACCGACGAACTCTGGCTGGAGCTGGCCCAGCACGGATTCATCGGCATCAACTTCCCCGAGGAATTCGGCGGTGGCGGCGCGGGCCTGACCGAACTGGCCATCGTCTGCGAGGAAACCGCCGCTCGCGGATGCCCCTTGTTGCTCATGCTGGTGTCCAGCGCCATATCGGGTGAGCTTCTCACCCGGTATGGCACCAGCAGTCAGCAACGGGAATGGTTGCCGCGCATGGCCTCCGGCGAAACCAAGATGGCGTTCGCCATCACCGAGCCCGACGCCGGATCCAACACCCGCCAGATCGCCACCACAGCGGTACGCGATGGCGGCGACTATGTGCTCAACGGCACCAAGTACTACATCTCCGGAGTCGACGAAGCCGGCGCGATCGTCGTCGTGGCGCGCAGTGCGCCACAGCGGCTGTCGTTGTTTGTGGTGCCCACCGATACAGCGGGTCTGGTCAAACACCGACTTCCGGTGGGGATCAACCTCCCAGAGAAGCAGTACACGCTGCACTTCGACGACGTCCGGGTGCCCGCATCGCAGCTTCTGGGTGTCGAACACGAAGGGTTCAACCACGTTTTCGACGGGCTCAATCCAGAGCGCATCACCGGAGCCGCGGTGTGCGTGGGCATCGGCAGACATGCGGTCGAAAAAGGAGCCGACTACGCCCGCCAACGGTCGGTGTGGGGCCCACCCATCGGCACCTATCAGGCGATCTCACATCCGTTGGCCAAAGCCAAGATCGACGTCGACCTGGCCGCCGTAGCCACCGGCCGCGCCGCCTGGCTCTTCGATCGCCGGTTGCCCGCCGGGGAGGCATCCAACATCGCCAAATACGTGGCCGCCGAGGCAGCGGTCAGCGCCGTCGATCACGCGATCCAACTGCACGGTGGAAATGGAATATCAGCCGAGTACGGCTTGCTCCCGCAATGGGGTCTGGCCAGATTGTTGCAGATCGCCCCGGTCAGCAGAGAGATGATCTTGAACTATGTCGCGCAGCACAGTCTCAACCTGCCCCGATCGTACTAA
- a CDS encoding LLM class F420-dependent oxidoreductase: MKFGLQLGYWDAQPPTNHAQLVAAAEDAGFRTVFTAEAWGSDAFTPLAWWGRQTRRMRLGVSVAQLSARTPTACAMASLTLDHLSGGRHILGLGVSGPQVVEGWYGQRFPKPLARTREYIDIVRQVWARREPVTHRGPHYPLPLTGQGSTGAGTPLKSITHPLRTDIPIMLGAEGPKNVALAAEICDGWLPIFYTPRMAETYNGWLDEGFSRPGARRRREDFEICATANVVITDDRAAACAAMKPRLAMYLGGMGSQDTNFHADVYRRMGYGDVVEEVTVLLRSKGADAAAQAIPDVLVEDSAIVGDHEYVREQIKIWQAAGVTTMVINARSPEFINQLSNL; encoded by the coding sequence GTGAAGTTCGGTCTGCAGCTTGGCTATTGGGACGCCCAACCGCCCACCAACCACGCACAGCTGGTCGCCGCAGCCGAAGACGCCGGGTTCCGCACCGTGTTCACCGCCGAGGCGTGGGGCTCGGATGCCTTCACCCCGCTGGCCTGGTGGGGCCGGCAGACCCGTCGGATGCGACTGGGAGTGTCGGTGGCGCAACTGTCGGCCCGCACACCGACAGCCTGCGCGATGGCATCGCTGACGTTGGACCACCTCAGCGGTGGACGGCACATCCTCGGGCTTGGAGTGTCCGGACCGCAAGTGGTAGAGGGCTGGTACGGACAGCGGTTCCCGAAACCGTTGGCACGGACCCGGGAATACATCGACATCGTCCGGCAGGTATGGGCCCGTCGAGAGCCGGTAACCCACCGCGGGCCGCACTATCCACTGCCCCTGACGGGGCAGGGCAGCACCGGTGCGGGAACGCCGCTGAAGTCGATCACCCATCCGTTGCGGACCGATATCCCGATCATGCTCGGCGCTGAGGGACCAAAAAATGTCGCGCTGGCCGCCGAGATCTGCGACGGATGGCTTCCGATCTTCTATACGCCACGAATGGCCGAGACATATAACGGCTGGCTCGACGAGGGTTTCTCCCGTCCCGGAGCACGGCGCCGTCGTGAGGATTTCGAGATCTGCGCGACCGCGAATGTCGTGATCACCGACGATCGCGCCGCCGCATGTGCGGCCATGAAACCTCGGTTGGCAATGTATCTGGGCGGTATGGGCTCCCAGGACACCAACTTTCACGCCGATGTCTACCGGCGGATGGGCTATGGCGACGTGGTCGAGGAAGTCACTGTGCTGTTGCGCAGCAAGGGCGCGGACGCAGCAGCACAGGCAATTCCGGACGTACTGGTCGAGGATTCGGCGATCGTGGGAGATCACGAGTACGTCCGCGAGCAGATCAAAATCTGGCAGGCCGCCGGAGTCACCACCATGGTGATCAACGCCCGCAGCCCCGAATTCATCAACCAATTAAGTAACTTGTGA
- a CDS encoding enoyl-CoA hydratase/isomerase family protein — MLEITDRNRVRTIALARRDALNAFDEALYDATAIALQEATEDDDVAVVILTGSGRAFSAGTDLKELQARASQNGFIPGEYGFTGLMDVLAEFPKPLICAVNGVGLGIGTTILGFADLAFMSTTARLKCPFTSLGLAPEAASSYLLPALLGRQNAAWVLMSSEWIDAEQAHAMGLVWRLCEPDDLDTQVRRHAEILASHPLSSLIAVKRTITAPHIGAVRAALAREDAYLEDLLGAPDNAQALARFVEGRK; from the coding sequence ATGCTGGAAATCACCGATCGCAATCGGGTCCGCACCATCGCCTTGGCGCGCCGTGATGCACTCAACGCCTTCGATGAGGCGCTCTACGACGCCACCGCGATCGCACTGCAGGAGGCCACCGAAGACGACGACGTCGCGGTGGTGATTCTCACCGGGTCCGGCCGGGCGTTCAGTGCCGGGACCGACCTGAAGGAGCTTCAGGCCCGAGCATCTCAAAACGGGTTCATTCCAGGGGAATACGGATTCACAGGACTGATGGATGTTCTCGCCGAATTCCCCAAGCCGTTGATCTGCGCGGTCAACGGAGTGGGGTTGGGGATCGGCACCACCATCCTGGGGTTCGCGGATTTGGCGTTCATGTCCACCACCGCCCGCCTCAAGTGCCCGTTCACCAGTCTGGGACTCGCTCCCGAAGCAGCGTCGTCGTACCTGCTGCCGGCGCTGCTGGGCAGGCAGAACGCGGCCTGGGTACTGATGTCCTCGGAATGGATTGATGCCGAGCAGGCCCACGCGATGGGTTTGGTGTGGCGGCTGTGCGAACCGGACGATCTCGACACCCAGGTCCGTCGGCACGCCGAAATCCTTGCCAGTCATCCTCTTTCTAGCTTGATCGCGGTCAAACGGACCATCACCGCACCCCATATCGGGGCGGTTCGCGCGGCGCTGGCCAGGGAGGATGCCTATCTCGAGGATCTTCTCGGGGCTCCAGACAATGCGCAGGCGCTGGCCAGATTCGTCGAGGGCCGTAAGTAG
- a CDS encoding LLM class F420-dependent oxidoreductase, with amino-acid sequence MYIDCNIGGTVSGSDEAGIAGLVAQAARAERIGFDGIWSTDVDRDPFLPLAIAAMTTTGVQLGTGVAVAFARNPMTTAIAANDLQEMSGGRFVLGLGTQIQAHIERRFSMPWSAPADRMCEYVHALRAIWHAWRTGERLDFRGVHYQHTLMTPMFTPTPHPYGDPKIVVSAVGPRMTQAAAQVADGLLVHGFTTRRYLSEVTLPAVTTVLHETGRARTDLAVSYPGLIASGRTECEIAHAIEAVRRQIAFYGSTPAYRHVLELHGWHDLHTELHRLSKTGDWTTMSALIDDEVLNTFAVVGEPAKIGPQVLSRFSGLVDRFTLLTPYPLAEEAAAAIVVGMRS; translated from the coding sequence ATGTACATCGACTGCAACATCGGGGGCACAGTCTCGGGCAGCGACGAGGCCGGCATCGCCGGTCTCGTCGCCCAGGCAGCTCGTGCCGAACGCATCGGGTTCGACGGCATCTGGTCGACCGATGTTGACCGAGATCCGTTTCTTCCCTTGGCAATCGCAGCCATGACCACCACCGGTGTGCAGTTGGGCACCGGTGTCGCGGTGGCGTTCGCGCGCAATCCCATGACCACTGCCATAGCCGCAAACGATCTCCAGGAAATGAGCGGCGGGCGCTTCGTGCTCGGACTGGGCACCCAGATCCAGGCGCACATCGAACGACGATTCTCGATGCCATGGTCGGCTCCCGCCGACCGGATGTGCGAATACGTGCACGCGCTGCGTGCGATCTGGCATGCCTGGCGCACCGGGGAACGCCTGGACTTCCGGGGAGTGCACTACCAGCACACGCTGATGACCCCGATGTTCACCCCAACCCCTCATCCTTACGGAGATCCCAAGATCGTGGTCTCAGCCGTGGGGCCCAGGATGACCCAGGCTGCCGCGCAAGTCGCAGACGGCCTGCTCGTGCACGGTTTCACCACGCGCCGCTACCTCAGCGAGGTAACCCTGCCGGCCGTCACCACGGTGTTGCACGAAACCGGCCGCGCCCGCACTGATCTCGCCGTGTCCTATCCCGGACTGATCGCCTCGGGCCGAACCGAGTGCGAGATCGCCCACGCCATCGAAGCGGTCCGACGCCAGATCGCCTTCTACGGGTCCACACCGGCCTACCGCCACGTACTGGAACTGCACGGATGGCACGACTTGCACACCGAGCTGCATCGGCTTTCCAAGACTGGCGACTGGACGACGATGAGCGCCCTGATCGACGACGAGGTGTTAAATACCTTTGCCGTGGTGGGTGAACCGGCCAAGATCGGGCCACAGGTGCTCAGTCGGTTCAGCGGATTGGTCGACCGATTCACACTGCTGACGCCGTATCCGTTGGCCGAGGAGGCAGCGGCGGCGATCGTCGTCGGCATGAGGTCGTGA
- a CDS encoding TetR/AcrR family transcriptional regulator, protein MSRDALGGVLIVVDSPSGTAGVRTRDPDRKNRILLAASDLIGRKGFHAVSIADIGNAAGITGSGVYRHFDSKSAILVALFDRVIDDLIAEEQRILDGNAELPTALEQLIEGQVEFVVGDRQLAQVYYNEINNLPDEDRRRLRRKQRLYLEEWVHLVDELREDLDDTEARVVVHAAIGAIQSPLFHNTGLADDQLRVLLTDSARAILSTSRAGAARL, encoded by the coding sequence ATGAGTAGAGATGCACTAGGAGGTGTACTCATCGTCGTTGACTCGCCCTCCGGCACAGCAGGCGTCAGAACCCGCGATCCCGACCGCAAGAACCGGATTCTGCTGGCCGCCTCAGATCTGATTGGGCGCAAAGGCTTTCACGCGGTATCGATTGCTGACATCGGCAACGCGGCGGGTATCACCGGATCCGGGGTCTACCGCCACTTCGACAGCAAGTCGGCAATCCTGGTCGCGTTGTTCGACCGCGTGATCGACGATCTGATCGCCGAGGAACAGCGCATCCTCGACGGCAACGCCGAGCTGCCCACCGCGCTGGAGCAGCTGATCGAAGGCCAGGTCGAGTTCGTGGTCGGAGATCGTCAGCTGGCGCAGGTCTATTACAACGAGATCAACAACCTGCCCGACGAGGACCGCAGGCGGTTGCGCCGAAAGCAGCGGCTGTACCTGGAGGAGTGGGTACATCTGGTCGACGAGCTGCGCGAGGACTTGGACGACACCGAAGCACGGGTCGTCGTGCACGCCGCCATCGGCGCCATTCAATCACCGCTGTTTCACAACACAGGTCTGGCCGATGACCAGCTGCGGGTTCTGCTGACCGACTCAGCTCGCGCCATCTTGAGCACCAGCCGCGCCGGCGCAGCACGCCTTTGA